Proteins from a genomic interval of Deinococcus ruber:
- a CDS encoding TatD family hydrolase has translation MIDTHCHLDYLEDPGSALSELNLSGAVCIGASPEHARSAVALAEQFAQVWATVGIHPTDAAEHDTPAARAELERLALHPRVVGIGESGLDDYWAQDARAAQQAAFEWQCDLARRVGKPLVIHTRDRQGQESAHLGVIETLKAHADVTAILHCFSGHRLLLEAGLERGDYFGFAGNTTYKNAQEIQAAAREVPLNRLLLETDAPFLAPVPRRGKPNRPGYVRYTLEFVAALRGMDAAELERITDENARRVYGI, from the coding sequence ATGATCGATACGCATTGCCATCTCGACTACCTCGAAGACCCAGGCAGCGCCCTGAGTGAACTGAATCTGAGCGGCGCGGTCTGCATCGGGGCCAGCCCGGAACACGCCCGCAGCGCCGTGGCCCTGGCCGAGCAGTTTGCACAGGTCTGGGCCACTGTGGGCATTCACCCCACCGACGCCGCCGAACACGACACCCCGGCAGCGCGGGCCGAACTGGAACGCCTGGCGCTGCATCCGCGTGTGGTGGGCATCGGGGAAAGCGGGCTGGACGACTACTGGGCGCAGGACGCACGGGCGGCGCAGCAGGCGGCCTTCGAGTGGCAATGCGATCTGGCGCGGCGCGTGGGCAAACCGCTGGTGATTCATACCCGTGACCGCCAGGGGCAGGAATCGGCGCATCTGGGCGTGATCGAAACGCTGAAGGCGCACGCGGACGTGACGGCCATCCTGCACTGTTTCTCGGGCCACCGCCTGCTGCTGGAAGCCGGACTGGAGCGCGGCGATTACTTCGGCTTCGCAGGCAACACCACCTACAAAAACGCCCAGGAGATTCAGGCGGCGGCGCGGGAAGTGCCGCTAAACCGCCTGCTGCTGGAAACCGACGCGCCGTTTCTGGCCCCGGTGCCCCGGCGAGGCAAACCCAACCGCCCCGGCTACGTGCGCTACACGCTGGAATTCGTGGCAGCCCTGCGCGGCATGGACGCGGCAGAACTGGAGCGCATCACCGACGAGAATGCGCGGCGGGTGTACGGAATCTGA
- a CDS encoding LptA/OstA family protein: MSRPATSRFVSSRPARRAALVLALTGITLATAAANTNRILRFETGAQLQGDLRNGPYNYSGKGGAAIRASVGTISISAPQAVFRAPSGTPIANAEGRRSADFSGNVTVVRGRLTAKGAALNYSEASGQGVLTGTPSAVFLPEKTGDDPVNISATQMSLDVDTNMSTSTGSVRLINGKQTGRADTVVFDEGRELGVLTGNMSLSRSATAKAKELNIVGTEARVLTKGKLLYVSGKVKLTQGTITTTGDAVYYDDTKNVAYVVGHAVSVDSKAGTTVTARPNAALEQRTDLGRVRAIDAGYAIPVAQFKLTGEK, translated from the coding sequence ATGAGTCGTCCAGCCACTTCCCGCTTCGTTTCTTCCCGCCCTGCCCGCCGCGCCGCTCTGGTGCTGGCCCTGACGGGCATCACGCTGGCTACCGCTGCCGCCAACACCAACCGCATCCTGCGTTTCGAGACGGGCGCACAGTTGCAGGGCGACCTGCGAAACGGCCCCTACAACTACAGCGGCAAGGGCGGCGCAGCCATCCGGGCCAGCGTCGGCACCATCAGCATCAGTGCGCCGCAGGCGGTGTTCCGTGCCCCCAGCGGCACCCCGATTGCCAATGCCGAGGGCAGGCGCAGCGCCGACTTTTCCGGCAACGTCACGGTGGTGCGTGGTCGCCTGACCGCCAAGGGCGCGGCCCTGAACTACAGCGAGGCCAGCGGTCAGGGTGTGTTGACCGGTACGCCCAGCGCAGTGTTTCTGCCCGAAAAGACCGGCGACGATCCGGTAAATATCAGTGCGACCCAGATGAGTCTGGATGTCGATACCAACATGAGCACCAGCACCGGCAGCGTTCGCCTGATCAACGGTAAGCAGACGGGCCGCGCCGATACGGTGGTGTTCGACGAGGGCCGCGAACTGGGTGTGCTGACGGGCAACATGTCACTCAGCCGCTCCGCGACTGCCAAGGCCAAGGAACTGAATATCGTGGGCACCGAGGCCCGCGTGCTGACCAAAGGCAAACTGCTGTACGTGAGCGGCAAGGTGAAGCTGACGCAGGGCACCATCACCACCACGGGCGACGCGGTGTACTACGACGACACCAAGAACGTGGCATACGTGGTGGGGCACGCGGTCAGTGTGGACAGCAAGGCCGGAACCACCGTCACGGCCCGCCCGAACGCCGCGCTGGAGCAGCGCACCGACCTTGGCCGCGTGCGGGCCATCGACGCGGGCTACGCCATTCCGGTGGCCCAGTTCAAGCTGACGGGCGAGAAATAA
- a CDS encoding LptA/OstA family protein yields MKRMHGRTRGRRVGLASVALLLGLALAQSDGTPPAVQPPPPVVSPTPPTSPAPAPASPTAPPAPSTPDTSADTGEGSSVSLTRTTKDGGKRLIRVVRTGTSDETGIFVACQPLDDDPPGTPTVSVFSESGAGGVRVSIDKNVIVAPLAVVTQKEGGDGHIEVSAGSARFLDDVPKDAAGNPKTDQLSRCEVEASPQATPDTVNVTQGKTRLKGSKLTYDDSDGVAYIDGPITFSRQNQDSTLTGSSAKIEVNVDDQTTTLVGSVTLKDGDRTSSAERVEYDDAGNVAILRGTPQNPATSVTADQRVTASVIRYNLDTGSVVALGPIGGEFQDGTDTTSPATTQPASTPPVTTPAAPGTPPPAP; encoded by the coding sequence ATGAAAAGGATGCACGGGCGAACACGGGGCAGGCGCGTCGGGCTGGCGTCGGTAGCGCTGCTGCTGGGGCTGGCACTGGCCCAGTCGGACGGGACGCCGCCCGCTGTCCAGCCTCCGCCCCCGGTCGTCAGCCCGACGCCGCCGACTTCCCCTGCCCCCGCGCCTGCGTCTCCCACCGCGCCGCCTGCTCCATCTACCCCAGACACCAGCGCTGACACCGGCGAAGGGTCTTCCGTCAGTCTGACGCGCACCACCAAAGACGGCGGCAAACGGCTGATCCGGGTAGTTCGTACCGGCACTTCCGACGAAACCGGGATTTTCGTGGCGTGTCAGCCGCTCGACGACGATCCGCCCGGCACGCCGACAGTCTCGGTCTTCAGCGAGTCGGGGGCGGGCGGCGTGCGGGTCAGTATCGACAAGAACGTGATCGTCGCGCCGCTGGCAGTGGTGACGCAGAAGGAGGGCGGCGACGGGCATATCGAGGTGAGTGCCGGAAGCGCCCGCTTTCTCGACGACGTGCCCAAGGACGCGGCAGGCAACCCCAAAACCGACCAGCTCAGCCGCTGTGAAGTCGAGGCCAGTCCGCAGGCCACCCCCGACACGGTGAACGTGACGCAGGGCAAGACCCGTCTGAAGGGCAGCAAGCTCACCTACGACGATTCGGACGGGGTGGCGTATATCGACGGTCCGATCACCTTCAGCCGCCAGAATCAGGACAGCACCCTGACCGGCAGCAGCGCCAAGATCGAGGTGAACGTGGACGACCAGACCACCACCCTGGTCGGCAGCGTCACCCTGAAGGACGGCGACCGCACCAGCAGCGCCGAGCGCGTGGAGTACGACGATGCCGGGAACGTCGCCATTCTGCGCGGCACGCCCCAGAATCCGGCCACCTCGGTCACGGCAGATCAGCGCGTGACGGCCAGCGTGATTCGCTACAACCTCGATACCGGCTCGGTGGTGGCCCTCGGCCCCATCGGCGGGGAATTTCAGGACGGCACAGACACCACATCACCTGCCACCACACAACCTGCCAGCACGCCTCCAGTCACCACGCCAGCGGCTCCCGGCACGCCACCCCCAGCACCCTAG
- a CDS encoding APC family permease, with protein sequence MTAQPQPSAPRPPSRLSRWLLGGGDAGHAPRRYAWWQVMCLTGVDYFSTLGYQPGIAALAAGAVSPLATLVLVALTLFGALPVYARVAQVSPHGEGSISMLERLLGYWPGKLLVLVLLGFMATDFIITITLSAADAAAHLIENPYFRSTLAGQQIPVTLALVLLLGAVFLRGFREAIGISVFLVAVYLGLNAVIMGRSLLDVASAPVYWQNWRAALFSGHASPLALVGVSLLVFPKLALGLSGFETGVAVMPQVRGSLGDLASHPEGRIRHTRRLLMTAALIMSVFLVVSSFVTTLLIAPPAFWPETTTTTTVSARDLAAGTARVQVGLDDSSGPKRTATLTLPAGAKGRFQMPTSVLPGDARGRLLMTVTVQPPSAAVLPPLPPDRVSVTVFKPQGAANGRALAYLAHRRFGNTFGTIYDFSTIFILWFAGASAMAGLVNIVPRFLPRYGMAPEWTSAGRPLVLIYTLAAVVVTLVFRANVDAQGGAYATGVLVLMTSASVAVALLARERRERVFPIFVVIALVFIYTTIANMIERPEGLVIGSIFILLILSVSLASRILRSFELRVSSVTLSESALSVLQNVPDRPLRFVAHHPGKSTEDEYHIKEMRARQLAHLPGNDPFLFLEVEVEDASDFSDAVEVDGLSVGPYRILRARGSSVPNTIAALLLHLRSQGVPPPQIYFQWSNASPLPAALRFLVAGEGDVPPLTHEILRRSEPDKRQRPVVHVGG encoded by the coding sequence ATGACGGCCCAGCCGCAGCCTTCCGCTCCTCGTCCGCCCTCTCGGCTCTCGCGTTGGCTGCTCGGCGGTGGCGACGCCGGGCACGCGCCCCGGCGCTATGCGTGGTGGCAGGTGATGTGCCTGACGGGCGTGGACTATTTTTCCACGCTGGGGTATCAGCCGGGCATCGCGGCGCTGGCGGCGGGGGCGGTGTCGCCGCTGGCAACGCTGGTGCTGGTGGCCCTGACGCTCTTCGGGGCGCTGCCGGTGTATGCGCGGGTGGCACAGGTCAGCCCGCACGGCGAGGGCAGCATCAGCATGCTGGAGCGGCTGCTCGGCTACTGGCCCGGCAAGCTGCTGGTGCTGGTGCTGCTGGGCTTCATGGCGACCGATTTCATCATCACCATCACGCTCTCGGCTGCCGACGCCGCCGCCCACCTGATCGAAAATCCGTATTTCAGAAGCACGCTGGCGGGCCAGCAGATACCGGTTACGCTGGCGCTGGTGCTGCTGCTGGGCGCGGTCTTTCTGCGGGGCTTCCGCGAGGCCATCGGCATCTCGGTGTTTCTGGTCGCGGTGTATCTGGGCCTGAACGCCGTCATCATGGGGCGCTCGCTGCTGGATGTGGCGTCGGCCCCGGTCTATTGGCAGAACTGGCGGGCCGCGCTGTTTTCGGGCCACGCCTCGCCGCTGGCACTGGTCGGCGTGTCGCTGCTGGTGTTTCCAAAACTGGCGCTGGGGCTGTCGGGCTTCGAGACAGGCGTGGCGGTCATGCCGCAGGTGCGCGGCAGCCTGGGTGATCTGGCGAGCCATCCGGAGGGCCGTATCCGCCACACCCGCCGCCTGCTGATGACGGCGGCCCTGATCATGAGCGTGTTTCTGGTGGTCAGCAGCTTCGTCACCACCCTGCTGATCGCGCCGCCCGCCTTCTGGCCCGAAACCACCACCACTACCACCGTCTCGGCCCGCGATCTGGCAGCAGGAACGGCCCGCGTGCAGGTCGGGCTGGACGACAGCAGCGGCCCGAAACGCACCGCTACCCTGACGCTGCCTGCCGGGGCGAAAGGCCGCTTTCAGATGCCGACCTCGGTGTTGCCCGGCGACGCACGGGGCCGCCTGCTGATGACCGTGACGGTGCAGCCACCCTCGGCAGCCGTGTTGCCGCCGCTGCCGCCGGACAGGGTGAGTGTGACAGTGTTCAAGCCCCAGGGGGCCGCCAATGGCCGGGCACTTGCTTATTTGGCACATCGGCGCTTCGGCAATACCTTCGGCACCATCTACGACTTTTCCACCATCTTCATCCTGTGGTTCGCGGGGGCTTCGGCGATGGCGGGGCTGGTCAATATCGTGCCGCGTTTCCTGCCGCGCTACGGCATGGCCCCCGAGTGGACGAGCGCGGGCCGCCCGCTGGTTCTGATCTACACCCTGGCCGCCGTCGTCGTGACGCTGGTCTTCCGGGCCAACGTAGACGCTCAGGGTGGAGCCTACGCCACGGGCGTGCTTGTCCTGATGACCTCGGCGTCGGTGGCGGTGGCGCTGCTGGCCCGCGAGCGCCGCGAACGGGTGTTTCCGATCTTCGTCGTTATTGCGCTGGTGTTCATCTACACCACCATCGCCAACATGATCGAGCGCCCCGAGGGTCTGGTCATCGGCAGCATCTTCATCCTGCTGATTCTGAGCGTGAGTCTGGCGTCGCGGATTCTGCGGAGCTTCGAGTTGCGGGTCAGCAGCGTCACGCTGTCCGAATCGGCTCTGTCGGTGCTGCAAAACGTCCCCGACAGGCCGCTGCGCTTCGTGGCGCATCATCCGGGCAAATCGACCGAAGACGAATACCACATCAAGGAAATGCGTGCCCGTCAGCTGGCGCACCTTCCCGGCAACGACCCGTTCCTGTTTCTGGAAGTGGAAGTGGAAGACGCCTCGGACTTCAGCGACGCGGTGGAAGTGGACGGACTGAGCGTGGGGCCATACCGCATTTTGCGGGCGCGTGGATCGAGCGTGCCCAACACCATCGCCGCGCTGCTGCTGCATCTGCGCTCTCAGGGCGTACCGCCGCCGCAGATCTATTTTCAGTGGAGCAACGCCTCTCCGCTGCCTGCCGCCCTGCGCTTCCTGGTGGCTGGAGAAGGCGACGTTCCGCCCCTGACGCACGAAATTCTGCGCCGCAGCGAACCCGACAAACGGCAACGTCCGGTGGTGCATGTCGGTGGGTGA